The genomic segment CGACAACACGAAATCCAGATCCTTCTCGTAATTGGACAGCAAGGCGGCGTTGTAACCGCCCAGCGACACCCCGTAGACGCCGATGCGCGCCTGCGGGTCCTGCCCGCGAATCCACGCCACGCTCTGCCGTAAGTCCGAGAGCGCCTGACACTGCGCATGGAACAGGTCCAGCGGATCGCCATCGAGGTAAAAGTCGCCACTGCGCATGCCGACCCGACGCGGACCGTGCAGCGGCAACACCGGCATCACCACATTGACGCCAAAGTCGTTGACCAGCCGGCCGGGCCCGAACAGGGAGAAATCCAGCCACGGCGTGCCCATGCGGTAACCGTGCACGCACAAAAGCCACGGCCGGCCCGGCTCGCTGTGGCGCACCACGCGCAGCGGGACATGGCGGTTGGCGTCGAGGTGGTTCCAAACCGCGCCGCCGGGCAGCGAATCGTCGGCGCGGAACGCGCTGGGGAACTGCACGGCCTCGTAACGAACGCCCCAGCGATTCTCGAGCGTGCTGTCGACGCTGTCGGGCTCGGGGGCGGGCGGCACGGCGTGCAGACGCTCGGGATGATCGTGAATGCCGCGCTCGGCGAGCGCCGCATCGAGCACGCGCGCCTGCTCGCACGCCTCGACCGCCTGCACGCCCGAGGGCATCTTCGCGCCGACGAGGAAGTAGCCCAGCACGGCCTCGTCGAGTGCCACCTTGACGTCCATCTTCAGACTTTCCAGCGGCGGCGCGGCGCCCTCGGTTTTGGCGATCATCTGCACCGACTGCCGCGCATTGATCAACGCGCTGGCGGCGGTGCCGAGCAGCGCCCAAAGCCCCTCGGTACCACTGAGTAACAACCACGGCACACCCAACAGCAGGCCAATCAGCGCGCCGAGTCCGATCAGCGAATAGGCACGAGGCGCCCCCGGCGTGGACCAGGCCATCATTGCGCCGCCCACCAGCAGCAAGCCGGGGATAAACGCCAGCAGCGAGCCGATGACGCCCTCGCTGGCCACCAGCCAGTAGATGCCGGTCAGCAGGGGCACGGCCAGTAGGACCGGGGTCGAACGCGGTACGTCGTAGGTTTTCTTCATCCGAGTAACAGGGCCCTGATCAAAAAACTGGCGAAAACGATAGCAACCCACATCAGCGTCTGCGCAATCCACCAGCCCGTCCAGGCGCGCCGCAGGCTGACAAACGCCACCGCCGAGAACACCGCCAACACCGAAAAGATGACGGTGATGTTGACCAGGGTCGGCCACTCATCGCGCAGGCTGGGCCGCAAATCGAGGTGCATGCCCATCATCAGGCAGACCACGGCCATCAGCACGGCAAGCGTCACGGTCAGGGCAAGGGCGACGGCCGTCAGGATACGAATCGCGGGCATTGGAGCAGGTCTCAGGCCTTACTTCGCACGGCGCTTGCGGCCGGACAGGGGGTTCAATTCACGCATCACGCGCGGGCTCTTGATGCCGCCCAACACCAGCAGCTTGAGGAACTGCCGAAGGATACGATCCCGGTTGTCAAAGACACTGTCGACCATGGGCACCTTGCGGGCGTCAATCATGGTGATGCGGTCATCCGCCGCCTCGCCAAACCGGAAACGCACCGTGAGGAACACTTCAAGCGGTGCGTCCCCCGCCTTGCGGTCACGGCCTTTGGGTATGATCGATTTCGCCATGATGACCCGCCCTCAAGATGACCTCTGATGCCCTGACCGACAGGCTCGTCTGCTTCAACCACGGCAAAGAAAGCGGCCCCTGGGGCACGAAGATCAGCCGACTCGCTGCGGTGGCCCGCGCCTGCGGATTCGCAGTGATTTCACCTGATTATAGTCACACCCACGACCCGCACTCGCGGCTTCATCAATTGGTCGACGAGGTGCAGCCCCGCGCCCAAACGCTGGTGCTGGTCGGCTCCAGCATGGGCGGCTACGTGGCTGCGCAGGCCTGCAGCGCGCTTAAGCCCGATGCCCTGTTCCTGATGGCACCGGCGCTTTACTTCGACGGCTGGACCGAAGAGCCCGAGGGCCTGCCTGCTGATATCGAAGTGGTCCATGGCTGGCATGACGACGTCGTGCCGCTGGCCAACGTGCAGCGATTCGCCGCGCGTCATCACGCTGCGCTGCATGTGGCGGATGCCGACCATGGCCTGACGGCTGCGATGGACACGATCGAGGCGCTGTTTGCCCGTCAACTCCAACGTCGGCACGCCACCCCATGAGCGCCGCCGATCCGCTGGCACGCCTCAAGCAAGAATTTGAAGCCAGCGCGGTTTCAAACATCAAGTGCAACACTTTCATAAGGAGGTGTTGCATGGGTAAGCATTACGAGCAACTGAGCGCGGAAGAGCGCGCGGTGATCATGGTGATGCGTGGCGCCGGTTCGAGTGTGCGTGCGGTGGCCGAGCAGTTGGGCCGTTCTGCGAGCACGATCTCGCGAGAGCTGCGGCGCAATGGTGATCGGAGCGCATCGGGCCGTTCGGCGCTGAGCAAGGCACGGAAGGCGGGCGATATTTGTTGTTACGACGCGACGCGGGCGGGTGATCGCGCTCGGCGACTGCGTCTTAAGCCCCGGCGTTTGCGCAAGCTGTGCCGGTCGAGCCTGCTCTGGCAGCAGGTGGTGGAACGCCTGCACTGGCAATGGTCACCGGAGCAGATCGCCGCCACACTGGGCGGCGTGTCCCACGAAACGATCTACAGCGCGATCTACGCCATGCCTCGCGGCGCCCTACGTCGCGAGCTGACCATGTTGCTGCGCCAGGGTCGTGCACGGCGACGACCCCGTAGCCGTGGCGAGGATCGTCGTGGACGGATGCACGACTTCCTAAGCATCCACATCCGACCACCGGCGGCAAATGATCGACTGCTGCCGGGACACTGGGAAGGCGACTTCATCAAGGGCGCCGGTAATCATTCCGCCGTCGGCACGCTGGTCGACCGGTACTCGCTGTTCGTGATGCTGGCGAAAATGGACGGCTGCAGCGCAACGGCTGCCCTGACCGGCTTCAGCACGGCGTTCGCACCGCTCGATCCAGCCCTGAAGCAGACGCTGACTTACGACCAAGGCAAGGAAATGGCGCTACACCGTCGACTGGCCGAGAGCACCGGATTGGCCATTTACTTCGCCGATCCACACAGTCCGTGGCAGCGAGGCATCAACGAGAACACCAACGGACTACTGCGGCAGTACCTGCCCAAAGGCACCGAACTGTCGCAATACTCACAGCGCGACCTCGATCAAATCGCCTGGAGCCTCAATACCCGGCCCCGGAAGTCCCTCGGCTTCAAAACACCGGCCGAGGTTTTCTTTACCCGATGCTTTGATCGAACCGCTAAATCAACCAACGTTGCACTTGATTTTTGAAACTGCCCAGCTATCGCCGCGCCCGCTATCGAGTGATGCTTGAGGACGGTGAGGTGGCGCTGACCCTCGGTCACCACGACCGCGAAGCCGAACAGCGACTGCGCGAGACGTTCGATCTACAACGCCACTGGGTGATTCTGACGCCGTGCAACCCGCGCTCGGTGCAATCTCGCGAGGAACTCAACAATTTTTATCTCGACGAGTTGCGTTTGGCACTTGACCGCCATAGCGGTGCCTGGGGCAAGGCGATCAACGTTGATCCCTGGGGCGAATGGCCTGACGAACCCGGCTTTTTTATCGTCGACCCTGACATCGGCTGGATCATGGATCTGGGCCATCGCTTCGGCCAAAACGCATTGGTCTATGGCGCGTTGGGACAGCCTCCAGCCTTGATCTGGCTGCCCTGAATCAGGCCTCGACCGGTCGGTAGGCCGCGACAAACTCCGGCGGCATGCGTCGCGGTCGGCCGCTGGTCAGGTCCACGCAGACAAACGTGGTCATCGCCCGCAGCACAGTTTTGCGGTCCGCCAACCGAATGATCTGAAAGCCACGGCGCATCGACAGCCGCCCGTCGTTGGCATCGACCCAGGTGCCGATCAGCAGCGCCTCGTCCAACAGGGTCGTGGCGAGGTAATCGATCTCGTGGCGATGCACCACGCAGCCTGCACCGAGCTGCTGATAAGCCGCGAAGCTCAAACCCAGCGCTTCGGTATGCACCCACGCACAACGCTCCATTGCGCGCACGTACTCGGCATTGTTGGTGTGGGCAAAGTGATCGGTCTCCTCAGCCCTGACGGTCCAGGCCAAGGTGGCCTGAGGCGGCTTGACCCACGGCAAAGCGGCAATTGAAGCGGACATTTTGCGGTCACACCCCGACGGGGTTAAAATGAGGACTCATTCAGTCCTGATTGGATTGGCGTCATGTTGAAACTCAACAAGCTGGCCGATTATGCAACGGTGGTGCTGACCGCTTTGGCGACGGCGCCCACGCGGGTGCTGAACGGTCAGGCGTTGAGCGCGCAAACGCACATCCCGGCGCCGACAGTGGCCAAGGTCCTCAAGGCCCTGACCCGCGGCGGGCTGGTGACCTCCAGCCGCGGCCTGCACGGCGGGTATCAACTCGCGCACGCCCCTGACGCCATCACCGTCGCCGATGTGGTGCAGGCGCTGGAAGGTCCCATCGCCATTACCGACTGCGCGGTTCACGGCAGCGGCTGCGAGATCGCCGACGGCTGCCGCTCGCGCAAGGCCTTCAGGCTGATCGACAGCGCCGTCCGCGAAGCGCTTGCGTCGGTGACGCTTGCCGATATTCTTCGCGCCGAAAACGAAATACCGCTGCGCTTTCACTCCACGCTCACCACGCTTGGCGCCTCGCGTCAGGTCACTTCATAACCAGAGGATACGGTCATGACCGCAACTGCCGAAATCCAGGAACTCGTCAAGAAGCGTGTCTACAGCGCGGGCTTTGTCACCGACATCGAATCCGACACGGTGGCCCCTGGCCTCACTGAAGACACCATCCGCTTCATCTCGGCCAAGAAGGACGAGCCGCAATGGCTGCTGGCCTGGCGACTGAAAGCCTTCGCCAAGTGGCAGACGATGACGCCGCCCGACTGGGCACAGCTCAAGATCGAGCCCATCGACTACCAGGCGATTTCGTACTACACCTCGCCCAAGTCGATGGCCGACGGCCCGAAGACGCTGGACGACGTCGACCCCAAGCTGCTGGAGACCTACAACAAGCTCGGCATTCCACTGCACGAGCAGGAGCTGCTGGCCGGCGTGCAGGAGCGGCAGGTAGCAGTTGACGTGGTGTTCGACTCGGTGTCAGTCGGCACCACGTTCAAGAAGAAGCTGGCCGAAGCCGGGGTGATTTTCTGCTCGATCTCCGAGGCGGTGCGCGAACACCCCGATCTGGTGCAGAAATATCTGGGTACCGTGGTGCCGACCGGCGACAACTACTTCGCGGCGCTCAACTCGGCGGTGTTCACCGACGGCAGTTTCGTTTTCATTCCCAAGGGCGTGCGCTGCCCGATGGAGCTGTCCACCTACTTCCGCATCAACGAGCGCAACTCCGGGCAGTTCGAGCGCACCTTGATCATCGCTGAAGAGGCCAGCCACGTCAGTTATCTGGAAGGCTGCACCGCCCCGCAGCGCGATGAAAACCAGTTGCACGCGGCGGTGGTCGAGCTGGTCGCGCTCGACGACGCGCAGATCAAATACTCCACCGTGCAGAACTGGTACCCCGGTGACGAGAACGGCGTCGGCGGCATCTACAATTTCGTCACCAAGCGCGGCGACTGCCGGGGTGCGCGCAGCAAGATCTCCTGGACCCAGGTCGAAACCGGCTCGGCGATCACCTGGAAATACCCAAGCTGCGTGCTGCGCGGCGACGACTCGGTGGGCGAGTTTTACTCGGTCGCCCTGACCCATCATCGCCAGCAGGCCGACACCGGCACCAAGATGATTCACATTGGTCAGCGCACCAAGAGCACCATCGTCAGCAAGGGCATCTCGGCCGGTCACGGCCAGCAAACCTATCGCGGCTTGGTGCGGGTGCTGCCCGGCGCCAAGGGCGCGCGCAACCACACGCAGTGCGACTCGCTGCTGATTGGCGACACCTGCGGCGCGCACACCTTCCCCTACACCGAGGTGCGCAACCCCACGGCAGTGCTGGAGCACGAGGCGTCCACCTCAAAAATCAGCGAAGACCAGCTCTTCTATTGCCGCGCGCGCGGCGTGTCGGAGGAAGACGCGGTCAGCATGATCGTCAACGGCTTCTGCAAGGACGTGTTCAAGGAACTGCCGATGGAGTTCGCCGTCGAAGCGCAGAAGCTGCTGCAGGTGTCGCTTGAAGGGGCCGTCGGCTAGCCGACGCGCGCCTGTTACGCGAATCAACCCTAAGGACCGACCCCCATGGCCACACTGACCCTCACGCTCTCGGACGAACTGCTCAAGGCCTTCGAGGACAAGTACCCCGCCGCACAGCGCGATGAGGTGCTGGCGCATGCGCTGATCGATCTGGTGCAGGACGACCCTTACTCTGAAACGGCGTTTGCCGAAGATGAGCGGCGCTATCAGCGCTACGTGGAGACCGGCCACCACTTCACCACTGAACAGGTCATGTCCCGCCTGAAAGCGCAGCGTGATGCACTGAGAAGCCCGCAGGCAGCGGAACGCGACCCCGTTCAGTCACGATGACCACGGTTCACTGGGCAGAGGAAGCACTCGAAGACCTTGAACGCCTGCAGGATTTCTTGCTGCGGGAAGCACCGGATGCCGCCGATGCCGCCATGGCACGCATCGACAAGGCTGCCAATGTAGTGGCCGACTTCCCCGAGTTGGGGCGCCGCTACACATCTCAGCCGTCTGAACGTGAATTCCTTGCGGCCTTTGGGGCCGGGGCTTATGTCCTCCGTTACCGGCTCGGCCCGCAGGGCCAACCCATCATCCTCCGCGTCTTTCACAGCCGCGAACACCGATAAATGAACATGCTCGACATCAAAAACCTCCACGTCACCATCGACGACAAGCCCATCCTCAAGGGCATTTCACTCGCCATCAAGCCCGGTGAAGTACACGCCATCATGGGCCCCAACGGCTCGGGCAAATCGACGCTGTCGAACGTGCTGGCCGGCCGCGATGATTACGTCGTTACCCAGGGCAGCATCGAGTTCGAAGGCATCGACCTGCTCGAACTCGCGCCGGAAGAACGCGCCGTGGCCGGTATTTTTCTTGGTTTTCAGTACCCGGTGGAAATCCCCGGTGTGTCCAACCTGACGCTGCTCAAGGCGGCGCTCAATGCCCGCCGCAAGGCGGCGGGCCAGGGTGAAATCGAGCCCACCGACTTTCTCGCCTGGGTGCGTGACCGCGTGGCGAAGATGGGCATGGACGTGAAAATGCTGCAGCGCGGCGTCAACGAAGGCTTCTCGGGCGGCGAGAAAAAGCGCAATGAAATTCTGCAGATGTTGATTCTTGAACCCAAGCTGATGATTCTGGATGAGACCGACTCCGGCCTCGATATCGACGCGCTCAAGGTGGTGTCCGATGGCATCAACCTGATCCGCAGCCCAGAGCGC from the Polycyclovorans algicola TG408 genome contains:
- a CDS encoding alpha/beta hydrolase family protein; protein product: MKKTYDVPRSTPVLLAVPLLTGIYWLVASEGVIGSLLAFIPGLLLVGGAMMAWSTPGAPRAYSLIGLGALIGLLLGVPWLLLSGTEGLWALLGTAASALINARQSVQMIAKTEGAAPPLESLKMDVKVALDEAVLGYFLVGAKMPSGVQAVEACEQARVLDAALAERGIHDHPERLHAVPPAPEPDSVDSTLENRWGVRYEAVQFPSAFRADDSLPGGAVWNHLDANRHVPLRVVRHSEPGRPWLLCVHGYRMGTPWLDFSLFGPGRLVNDFGVNVVMPVLPLHGPRRVGMRSGDFYLDGDPLDLFHAQCQALSDLRQSVAWIRGQDPQARIGVYGVSLGGYNAALLSNYEKDLDFVLSAIPVADFAETLWRVIPPAHQGYFANQGLDEACYSRLLSPVSPLSQPTRVAADRRFVLAAAADRVVPPGQAMQLAAHWGVEPIWYQGSHLSIRREPQTLATLEQAVVAAGWRLPLR
- a CDS encoding YqiA/YcfP family alpha/beta fold hydrolase gives rise to the protein MTSDALTDRLVCFNHGKESGPWGTKISRLAAVARACGFAVISPDYSHTHDPHSRLHQLVDEVQPRAQTLVLVGSSMGGYVAAQACSALKPDALFLMAPALYFDGWTEEPEGLPADIEVVHGWHDDVVPLANVQRFAARHHAALHVADADHGLTAAMDTIEALFARQLQRRHATP
- a CDS encoding IS30 family transposase, translated to MGKHYEQLSAEERAVIMVMRGAGSSVRAVAEQLGRSASTISRELRRNGDRSASGRSALSKARKAGDICCYDATRAGDRARRLRLKPRRLRKLCRSSLLWQQVVERLHWQWSPEQIAATLGGVSHETIYSAIYAMPRGALRRELTMLLRQGRARRRPRSRGEDRRGRMHDFLSIHIRPPAANDRLLPGHWEGDFIKGAGNHSAVGTLVDRYSLFVMLAKMDGCSATAALTGFSTAFAPLDPALKQTLTYDQGKEMALHRRLAESTGLAIYFADPHSPWQRGINENTNGLLRQYLPKGTELSQYSQRDLDQIAWSLNTRPRKSLGFKTPAEVFFTRCFDRTAKSTNVALDF
- a CDS encoding DUF3293 domain-containing protein; the encoded protein is MKLPSYRRARYRVMLEDGEVALTLGHHDREAEQRLRETFDLQRHWVILTPCNPRSVQSREELNNFYLDELRLALDRHSGAWGKAINVDPWGEWPDEPGFFIVDPDIGWIMDLGHRFGQNALVYGALGQPPALIWLP
- a CDS encoding acyl-CoA thioesterase; translation: MSASIAALPWVKPPQATLAWTVRAEETDHFAHTNNAEYVRAMERCAWVHTEALGLSFAAYQQLGAGCVVHRHEIDYLATTLLDEALLIGTWVDANDGRLSMRRGFQIIRLADRKTVLRAMTTFVCVDLTSGRPRRMPPEFVAAYRPVEA
- a CDS encoding SUF system Fe-S cluster assembly regulator — translated: MLKLNKLADYATVVLTALATAPTRVLNGQALSAQTHIPAPTVAKVLKALTRGGLVTSSRGLHGGYQLAHAPDAITVADVVQALEGPIAITDCAVHGSGCEIADGCRSRKAFRLIDSAVREALASVTLADILRAENEIPLRFHSTLTTLGASRQVTS
- the sufB gene encoding Fe-S cluster assembly protein SufB; its protein translation is MTATAEIQELVKKRVYSAGFVTDIESDTVAPGLTEDTIRFISAKKDEPQWLLAWRLKAFAKWQTMTPPDWAQLKIEPIDYQAISYYTSPKSMADGPKTLDDVDPKLLETYNKLGIPLHEQELLAGVQERQVAVDVVFDSVSVGTTFKKKLAEAGVIFCSISEAVREHPDLVQKYLGTVVPTGDNYFAALNSAVFTDGSFVFIPKGVRCPMELSTYFRINERNSGQFERTLIIAEEASHVSYLEGCTAPQRDENQLHAAVVELVALDDAQIKYSTVQNWYPGDENGVGGIYNFVTKRGDCRGARSKISWTQVETGSAITWKYPSCVLRGDDSVGEFYSVALTHHRQQADTGTKMIHIGQRTKSTIVSKGISAGHGQQTYRGLVRVLPGAKGARNHTQCDSLLIGDTCGAHTFPYTEVRNPTAVLEHEASTSKISEDQLFYCRARGVSEEDAVSMIVNGFCKDVFKELPMEFAVEAQKLLQVSLEGAVG
- a CDS encoding type II toxin-antitoxin system RelE/ParE family toxin → MTTVHWAEEALEDLERLQDFLLREAPDAADAAMARIDKAANVVADFPELGRRYTSQPSEREFLAAFGAGAYVLRYRLGPQGQPIILRVFHSREHR
- the sufC gene encoding Fe-S cluster assembly ATPase SufC, with product MLDIKNLHVTIDDKPILKGISLAIKPGEVHAIMGPNGSGKSTLSNVLAGRDDYVVTQGSIEFEGIDLLELAPEERAVAGIFLGFQYPVEIPGVSNLTLLKAALNARRKAAGQGEIEPTDFLAWVRDRVAKMGMDVKMLQRGVNEGFSGGEKKRNEILQMLILEPKLMILDETDSGLDIDALKVVSDGINLIRSPERAVLLVTHYQRLLDYVKPDQVHVLAGGRIVKSGGADLALELEEKGYGWLETAAA